The Solanum pennellii chromosome 11, SPENNV200 genome contains a region encoding:
- the LOC107003088 gene encoding costars family protein, whose protein sequence is MNVEEEVERLKEEIKRLGIAQDDGSYKVTFGVLFNDDRCANIFEALVGTLRAAKKRKFLTYDGELLLQGVHDNVEIILKPPLVTTS, encoded by the exons ATGAACGTTGAAGAAGAGGTTGAACGTCTCAAAGAAGAGATCAAGCGACTCGGCATAGCCCAAGATGATGGTTCTTACAAG GTAACATTCGGAGTGCTGTTTAATGATGACAGATGTGCCAACATCTTTGAGGCGCTAGTTGGAACATTAAGGGCtgcaaagaaaaggaaattccTAACCTATGATGGTGAGCTCCTCCTCCAAGGTGTTCATGACAATGTCGAAATTATTCTCAAGCCACCACTTGTTACCACTTCATAA